One region of Niallia sp. Man26 genomic DNA includes:
- a CDS encoding NAD(P)/FAD-dependent oxidoreductase: protein MAKNIVILGAGYGGLLAAQNVRKYYTKSQANVTVINKYPTHQIITELHRLAAGNVHEKAVAMPLDKLLKGLDVDIKIATVESFNVDNKEVILAGGSKLSYDALVVALGSVTAYFGIPGLEENSMVLKSAEDANKIFKHVEERISEYAKTKKPEDATILIGGGGLTGVELVGELADILPAMTKKYGVDYKEINLSLVEAGPKILPVLPDDLIDRATKSLEARGVKFLTGLAVTNVAGNVIDLKDGQKIVANTFVWTGGVQGNPLVGVSGLEVNRGRATVNDFLQSTSHPEVFVAGDSAVYFPADGDGRPAPPTAQIAWQMGELIGYNLFAYLEGKTLEGFSPINSGTLASLGRKDGVAIVGGSSTPLKGMPASLMKEASNIRYLSHIKGLFSLAY from the coding sequence ATGGCAAAAAATATAGTTATTTTAGGTGCAGGCTACGGCGGTCTATTGGCAGCTCAAAATGTCCGCAAATATTACACTAAATCACAAGCGAATGTAACGGTAATCAATAAATATCCAACACACCAAATCATTACGGAATTGCATCGCCTTGCAGCAGGAAACGTTCATGAAAAGGCTGTAGCAATGCCTCTTGATAAGCTTCTTAAAGGTCTTGATGTTGATATTAAGATTGCAACAGTTGAATCTTTCAACGTAGATAATAAAGAAGTAATCCTTGCAGGCGGATCTAAGCTAAGCTACGATGCACTTGTTGTTGCATTAGGAAGCGTAACAGCTTACTTCGGTATTCCTGGATTGGAAGAAAACAGCATGGTTTTAAAATCAGCTGAAGATGCAAACAAAATTTTCAAGCATGTGGAAGAACGCATCAGCGAATATGCTAAAACGAAAAAACCAGAAGATGCTACTATTCTTATCGGCGGCGGCGGATTGACTGGTGTTGAACTAGTTGGTGAACTAGCTGACATCCTGCCTGCAATGACAAAGAAATACGGCGTTGACTATAAAGAAATCAACCTATCTCTTGTTGAAGCAGGACCAAAGATTCTTCCTGTTCTTCCAGATGATTTAATCGACAGAGCTACTAAAAGCTTGGAAGCTCGCGGCGTTAAGTTCTTGACTGGACTTGCAGTAACAAATGTAGCAGGCAATGTTATTGACTTGAAAGATGGTCAAAAAATCGTTGCTAACACATTTGTATGGACTGGTGGGGTTCAGGGTAACCCTCTAGTTGGTGTTTCTGGTCTAGAAGTAAACCGCGGACGTGCTACAGTTAATGACTTCTTGCAATCAACTTCACATCCTGAAGTATTTGTTGCAGGAGACAGTGCTGTATACTTCCCAGCTGATGGAGATGGCCGTCCAGCACCTCCAACTGCACAAATCGCATGGCAAATGGGTGAATTAATCGGGTACAACCTTTTTGCTTACCTTGAAGGTAAAACACTAGAAGGATTCAGCCCAATCAACTCTGGTACACTTGCAAGCCTAGGCCGCAAAGACGGAGTTGCTATTGTTGGCGGAAGCTCTACACCGCTTAAAGGCATGCCTGCATCATTGATGAAAGAAGCTTCTAACATCCGTTATCTTTCACATATTAAAGGCTTGTTCAGCTTAGCATACTAA
- a CDS encoding amino acid permease: MSSQEKDNQKDSNKQGNLKWYELSLVGVGCTIGTGYFVGSSLGIIETGPAIVLSFMIAAIGTYIVFNLLAKMTAEDPQEGSFCYYANKAFGSWAGFSCGWNYWGSNILIMGSQLTALSLLSQFWFPKIPLWVFACIFAVLSIFVVFLGTDGFDKVENYLAVIKTAAIVMFIILGAAALFGWIHGGDHAMQTPKSLDAFFPKGYKGFWTSLIYAFYAYGGIEVIGMMAMQLKDKKDAPKAGTNMLIILLIIYVLSLALAVLLVPLDKFNEKESPFVTALAGYPLSFFPHVFNGAIIIAGFSTMTASLFGVTKLLVTMAKGGDAPKIFEKKLKKFHKLPLPSLTLGAIGLFASVLAALLLPGKIFEYITTAAGILLLYNWAFILFSSFKVLKPKGWDKTKAIIGLLLILAAVSGTVLEKGIRTGFFISLACVLLIGIATFIVHLKHKKSSPETT; this comes from the coding sequence ATGAGCAGCCAAGAAAAAGACAATCAGAAGGATTCAAATAAGCAAGGTAATTTAAAATGGTATGAATTATCACTTGTTGGTGTCGGCTGTACGATTGGCACTGGCTACTTTGTAGGTTCCAGCCTGGGAATCATTGAAACAGGTCCAGCGATTGTATTATCTTTCATGATTGCGGCAATTGGAACTTATATTGTTTTTAATTTATTGGCAAAAATGACAGCAGAAGATCCCCAGGAAGGGTCCTTTTGTTATTACGCTAACAAGGCTTTTGGTTCTTGGGCCGGCTTTAGCTGCGGTTGGAATTATTGGGGTTCCAATATTCTTATTATGGGCAGCCAGCTTACCGCCCTGTCTCTTCTTTCACAATTTTGGTTTCCCAAAATACCTCTTTGGGTATTTGCTTGTATTTTTGCTGTATTATCGATATTTGTCGTTTTCTTGGGCACAGACGGCTTTGATAAGGTTGAGAATTATTTAGCTGTTATAAAAACAGCAGCGATTGTTATGTTTATCATCTTAGGAGCTGCAGCTTTATTTGGCTGGATTCATGGCGGAGATCATGCTATGCAGACCCCTAAAAGCCTTGATGCTTTTTTCCCAAAAGGTTATAAAGGATTTTGGACGTCTCTTATCTATGCCTTTTATGCATATGGAGGGATAGAAGTTATTGGAATGATGGCGATGCAGCTTAAGGACAAGAAGGATGCACCAAAAGCTGGTACTAATATGCTCATCATTTTGCTGATTATCTATGTTCTGTCTTTAGCTTTAGCAGTATTGCTTGTACCACTTGATAAATTTAATGAGAAGGAAAGTCCTTTTGTAACAGCACTCGCAGGTTATCCGCTCAGCTTTTTCCCTCATGTTTTTAATGGGGCGATCATTATTGCTGGGTTTTCAACGATGACTGCATCGCTATTCGGTGTAACTAAATTACTTGTTACAATGGCTAAAGGTGGCGATGCACCTAAAATTTTCGAAAAGAAGCTAAAGAAATTTCATAAACTGCCCCTTCCCTCATTAACTTTAGGAGCAATAGGATTATTTGCATCCGTTCTAGCTGCTTTACTATTGCCAGGGAAGATATTTGAGTATATTACAACTGCAGCCGGGATACTGTTACTGTACAATTGGGCATTTATTTTGTTCTCCTCCTTTAAAGTTTTGAAGCCTAAAGGATGGGATAAGACAAAGGCAATAATCGGACTGCTTCTTATTCTTGCTGCTGTCAGCGGGACAGTGTTAGAAAAAGGTATTCGAACTGGCTTCTTTATAAGTCTTGCTTGTGTTTTACTGATTGGGATTGCAACCTTTATCGTACATTTAAAACATAAAAAGTCCTCACCTGAAACCACCTAA
- a CDS encoding DUF1641 domain-containing protein — protein sequence MSETTTQTSAELTATSTNSQDLLDQLLKPEVQESLTTLIEQLPKLTEVVNTLTSSYDLVQGLSKDEVFMSDMVNATTEMLEPVVHSAKGMASAVIEAKDRAEQSNETIGVFGLLKLLKDPQAQKMLRFTQSYLQILNERDQQK from the coding sequence ATGTCAGAAACAACTACACAAACAAGTGCTGAACTGACAGCTACATCTACTAATAGCCAAGACTTATTGGATCAGCTTTTAAAGCCTGAGGTACAAGAGTCATTGACTACTTTAATCGAACAGCTGCCAAAATTAACAGAAGTCGTTAATACATTGACAAGCTCATATGATCTTGTTCAAGGCCTATCAAAAGATGAGGTCTTCATGAGTGATATGGTCAATGCAACAACTGAAATGCTTGAACCAGTCGTTCATTCAGCAAAAGGTATGGCTTCAGCTGTAATTGAAGCGAAGGATCGTGCTGAGCAAAGCAATGAAACAATCGGTGTATTCGGATTGCTTAAATTACTAAAAGATCCTCAAGCTCAAAAAATGCTGCGTTTTACACAAAGCTATCTTCAAATCTTGAACGAACGCGACCAACAAAAATAA
- a CDS encoding NAD-dependent epimerase/dehydratase family protein: MEKALVIGGTRFFGVHLVKSLLDMGVHVTVATRGTAADPFGDEVERIFFDRSDLTNFKESFKDTKWDAVYDQICYSSEDALNAIEVFSGKTEHYILTSTLSVYDSYKQLLKEEDFNPYEYPIVIKSVKEVTYQEGKRQAEAVFFQKAPFKTAAVRIPIVLGINDYTKRLEFHTEKVAAGEEIYFPNIQAAMGFIDEKEAGNFIAWAGVKGIEGPVNACADGIIHLSELIAIIEKSTGKQAVLANEKQDNNASPYGIDSFWAMSNDKAKGMGYLFSNLQEWLPSLINSITKK; the protein is encoded by the coding sequence GTGGAAAAAGCGCTTGTGATCGGTGGAACAAGGTTTTTTGGTGTGCATCTTGTAAAGTCATTATTAGACATGGGTGTTCATGTAACAGTAGCAACTAGAGGGACGGCGGCAGATCCCTTTGGAGACGAAGTGGAACGAATTTTCTTTGACCGCTCTGATTTAACGAACTTTAAGGAATCATTTAAAGATACAAAATGGGATGCTGTTTATGACCAGATTTGTTACTCCTCAGAAGATGCACTTAATGCAATAGAGGTTTTCAGCGGAAAAACGGAACATTACATACTAACATCCACATTATCTGTGTATGACTCTTACAAGCAGCTTTTAAAAGAAGAAGATTTTAATCCATATGAATATCCAATCGTTATAAAATCCGTCAAAGAGGTGACATATCAAGAAGGAAAAAGACAGGCAGAAGCTGTGTTTTTCCAAAAAGCCCCTTTTAAGACGGCAGCAGTAAGAATTCCCATCGTACTTGGAATCAACGATTATACTAAAAGACTTGAATTTCATACAGAAAAAGTGGCAGCCGGGGAAGAAATCTATTTCCCTAACATTCAGGCAGCAATGGGATTTATTGATGAAAAGGAAGCGGGAAACTTTATTGCCTGGGCTGGAGTAAAGGGGATAGAAGGGCCAGTCAATGCATGTGCTGACGGCATCATTCACTTGTCTGAACTAATAGCAATAATTGAAAAAAGCACTGGAAAACAAGCGGTTTTAGCTAATGAGAAGCAGGACAATAATGCATCTCCTTATGGAATTGACTCATTTTGGGCAATGAGCAATGATAAAGCTAAAGGGATGGGGTATCTATTCTCGAATTTGCAAGAGTGGCTGCCAAGCCTTATAAATAGTATAACAAAAAAGTAA
- a CDS encoding Dabb family protein: MIDHIVLVKFSETTTEEQLQEVIKRFRALRNKIMGVVDLQAGLNFAQSSKDYQVVLKVRFEDREALALYGPNPEHQAVATYIREVGRVDSIVVDIEI; the protein is encoded by the coding sequence ATGATAGATCATATTGTCCTTGTCAAATTTAGTGAAACAACAACAGAAGAACAGCTGCAGGAAGTGATTAAAAGGTTCCGCGCCTTAAGAAACAAAATCATGGGAGTTGTAGACCTGCAGGCAGGACTGAACTTCGCCCAAAGCAGTAAAGATTATCAGGTAGTCCTGAAGGTTCGTTTTGAAGACAGGGAGGCCCTTGCATTATATGGACCAAATCCCGAACATCAAGCAGTAGCAACATATATTCGCGAAGTCGGCAGAGTCGACAGCATCGTCGTGGATATTGAAATATAA